One Luteibacter sp. 9135 DNA segment encodes these proteins:
- a CDS encoding homoserine dehydrogenase: MSIAVALPRSPLRAAPVRAAVQPLVVHVGVVGPGKVGSALLNQLRGAAPRLRRDFNLELSLRGVSDSRHMWLDCDDDALNARQHGAQTWRPVELDEFAAYVAGDGSHVAILADCSASDRVADHYAGWLGAGIHVVTPNKRAASGPLERWRQIGAAAEASGAHLYYEGTVGAGLPVVQTLRDMIDTGDELTAVEGMLSGTLAWLFNRFDGSVPFSALVREAHAMGYTEPDPRDDLSGMDVARKVVILAREAGLALSLEDVAVRSLIPAELAEASREAFMDQLALMDAPMATLLADARSAGGVLRHVARLDGGRASVGVQVVEADHAFAHSKLTDNVLRFATRRYCDNALVVQGPGAGPEVTAAAVFTDLLRVAGAMGVKRCAC; this comes from the coding sequence GTGTCCATCGCTGTCGCGTTACCCCGCTCGCCCTTACGTGCCGCGCCCGTACGCGCCGCCGTCCAGCCCCTCGTCGTGCATGTGGGCGTCGTTGGACCCGGCAAGGTCGGCAGCGCACTGCTGAACCAGCTACGCGGCGCCGCACCGCGCCTGCGTCGCGACTTCAACCTGGAGCTCAGCCTGCGCGGCGTCAGCGACAGCCGCCACATGTGGCTGGATTGCGACGACGACGCCCTCAACGCTCGGCAGCACGGCGCCCAGACCTGGCGCCCGGTGGAACTGGACGAATTCGCGGCCTATGTCGCCGGCGACGGCAGCCATGTGGCCATCCTGGCGGACTGTAGTGCCAGCGACCGGGTAGCGGACCACTACGCCGGCTGGCTGGGTGCCGGCATCCATGTGGTCACGCCCAACAAGCGCGCGGCCAGTGGTCCGCTGGAACGCTGGCGACAGATCGGCGCCGCGGCCGAGGCCAGCGGCGCCCACCTGTATTACGAGGGCACGGTGGGTGCCGGCCTGCCGGTGGTGCAGACGCTGCGCGACATGATCGACACGGGCGACGAGCTGACCGCCGTCGAAGGCATGCTGTCGGGCACGCTGGCCTGGCTGTTCAACCGGTTCGACGGCTCCGTGCCGTTCTCGGCGCTGGTGCGCGAGGCGCATGCCATGGGCTATACGGAGCCCGATCCGCGCGACGATCTGTCCGGCATGGACGTGGCACGCAAGGTCGTCATCCTCGCTCGCGAGGCCGGCCTGGCGCTGTCGCTGGAGGATGTCGCCGTGCGAAGCCTGATTCCCGCGGAGCTGGCCGAGGCCTCCCGCGAGGCCTTCATGGACCAACTCGCCCTGATGGATGCCCCGATGGCCACGCTGCTGGCCGATGCGCGGTCGGCAGGCGGCGTGCTGCGCCATGTCGCCCGGCTGGACGGCGGTCGCGCCAGCGTCGGCGTGCAGGTGGTCGAGGCCGACCACGCCTTCGCCCATTCGAAGCTGACCGACAACGTGCTGCGTTTCGCCACGCGCCGTTACTGCGACAATGCACTGGTCGTCCAGGGGCCGGGTGCCGGCCCCGAAGTCACGGCCGCCGCGGTGTTCACGGACCTGCTGCGCGTGGCCGGCGCCATGGGAGTAAAACGGTGCGCATGCTGA
- a CDS encoding homoserine kinase — MLNEDSSPLARADVAVAEAYASVGNVGIGFDILGHSVAGAGDRAEVRRIAEREVRIAAIHGVVTDLPLAAADNTAGAALLSMMHALSLPFGFELTLHKGIALGSGMGGSAASCVAALVAANALLDEPLPREALYPFALDGEVVASGSRHGDNLGPMLLGGLVLSTDTRLVRIPVPAAWHCALVHPHVVLETRRARAALAGHYALGEFVAQSAHLALVLAGCYRGDTALVREGLSDVLVEPRRAPLIPGFARVKQAALDHSALGASISGAGPSVFGWFEDRASAQAAAQSMRAAFAATGHDSDVLVAPVDGPAARVL, encoded by the coding sequence ATGCTGAACGAAGATTCCTCGCCTCTGGCCCGCGCGGATGTCGCGGTGGCGGAGGCCTATGCCAGTGTCGGCAATGTCGGCATCGGCTTCGATATCCTGGGCCACAGCGTGGCCGGCGCGGGCGATCGCGCCGAGGTGCGCCGCATCGCCGAGCGTGAGGTGCGCATCGCCGCCATCCATGGCGTGGTCACCGACCTGCCGCTGGCCGCCGCGGACAACACCGCCGGCGCCGCGTTGCTGTCCATGATGCACGCCCTGTCCCTACCCTTCGGTTTCGAGCTCACGCTGCACAAGGGCATTGCGCTGGGTTCGGGCATGGGCGGATCGGCCGCGTCGTGTGTCGCCGCATTGGTCGCCGCGAACGCCCTGCTCGACGAGCCGCTGCCGCGCGAGGCGCTCTATCCGTTCGCGCTGGACGGCGAGGTGGTGGCCAGCGGCAGCCGGCACGGCGACAACCTGGGGCCGATGCTACTGGGCGGCCTGGTGCTGTCCACCGACACACGCCTGGTGCGCATTCCCGTGCCGGCGGCATGGCACTGCGCGCTGGTGCATCCGCATGTGGTGCTGGAAACGCGCCGGGCGCGCGCCGCGTTGGCCGGGCACTACGCCCTGGGCGAGTTCGTCGCGCAGAGCGCCCACCTGGCCCTGGTGCTGGCAGGCTGCTACCGCGGCGATACCGCCCTCGTTCGCGAAGGCCTGTCCGATGTGCTGGTCGAGCCGCGCCGTGCGCCCCTGATCCCCGGCTTTGCGCGGGTCAAGCAGGCCGCCCTGGACCACAGCGCCCTCGGCGCCAGCATCTCCGGCGCGGGACCCAGCGTGTTCGGCTGGTTCGAGGATCGCGCCTCGGCGCAGGCCGCGGCACAGTCCATGCGCGCGGCGTTCGCCGCCACAGGCCACGACAGCGACGTGCTGGTGGCACCGGTGGACGGCCCCGCGGCGAGGGTGTTGTGA
- a CDS encoding bifunctional 2',3'-cyclic-nucleotide 2'-phosphodiesterase/3'-nucleotidase produces MLKSLALATLSAALLAGCTTAQKADTVTPRSGSVANGSTLDLAILETTDIHSNILSYDYYKQKNDPSFGYERLATLIRQARKEFPNTVLFDSGDTIQGSVLADYQAMVKPVGCDTELGIYAAMDAIGYDGGTAGNHEFNYGLPFLAQVTNTPMNVDGVKPAACAGPKFPLVLSNVYSARDKQPIFKPWTIVSKTVEVKTADGKTVPTTLRIGIIGFTPPPILDWDKRNLQGKVTVDGVVEAAQRYMPEVLAQKPDLVVAILHGGLNTAPYTPQMENGGWYLAGVPGIDALLLGHSHTEFPGPRYMGMKDVDAKRGIVRGVPAVMGGFFGKDLGVINMTLARDNGRWVVQKDKSHSQVRPICPKKNECVPVDPTIAPIVMPAHEAAVAYVNTPIGATDHDLTSYFADEGNMSALAVVNAAQADYARDEIARAHPELKDIPVISAASAFRTGFGGPDDYTDVPKGPMTIRNAADLYFYPNTLAAVKIDGAAVKAWLEKSATRFNRIDPTKEDEQTLTGKLVPYNFDQMQGGITYTIDITQPEGQRIGDLRYKGKPIRADQSFIVVTNSYRANGGGEFPGMNGESVVLNAPDGNREVVIRWIQAKKTITGKDVDPRSWHFVRVKTKGPVTFTAASGKQDIAAAQGLAITQVHDNGDGTAVYALDLSKR; encoded by the coding sequence ATGCTCAAGTCCCTCGCACTGGCCACGCTCTCGGCCGCCCTGCTCGCCGGCTGCACCACGGCGCAGAAAGCCGATACCGTCACGCCCCGTTCCGGCAGCGTCGCGAACGGTTCGACGCTGGATCTGGCGATCCTCGAAACCACCGATATCCATTCGAACATCCTTTCGTACGACTACTACAAGCAGAAGAACGACCCCAGCTTCGGCTACGAGCGCTTGGCCACGTTGATCCGGCAGGCGCGCAAGGAGTTCCCGAACACCGTGCTGTTCGACAGCGGCGATACCATCCAGGGCTCGGTGCTGGCCGACTACCAGGCGATGGTCAAGCCGGTGGGCTGCGACACGGAGCTGGGCATCTACGCGGCCATGGACGCGATCGGCTACGACGGCGGCACGGCCGGCAACCACGAATTCAACTACGGCCTGCCCTTCCTCGCGCAGGTGACCAACACGCCGATGAACGTGGATGGGGTGAAGCCCGCGGCGTGTGCCGGTCCGAAGTTTCCGCTGGTGCTGTCCAACGTCTACAGCGCTCGCGACAAGCAGCCGATCTTCAAGCCGTGGACGATCGTGAGCAAGACGGTCGAGGTGAAAACCGCCGACGGCAAGACCGTGCCGACCACGTTGCGCATCGGCATCATCGGTTTCACCCCGCCGCCCATCCTCGACTGGGACAAGCGCAACCTGCAGGGCAAGGTCACCGTCGACGGCGTGGTGGAAGCCGCACAGCGGTACATGCCGGAGGTGCTGGCACAGAAGCCCGACCTGGTCGTCGCCATCCTGCATGGCGGCCTCAATACCGCGCCGTACACGCCGCAGATGGAGAACGGCGGCTGGTACCTCGCCGGCGTTCCCGGTATCGATGCGTTGCTGCTCGGCCATTCGCATACCGAATTCCCGGGGCCGCGCTACATGGGCATGAAGGACGTGGACGCGAAGCGCGGCATCGTGCGCGGTGTGCCCGCCGTCATGGGCGGCTTCTTCGGCAAGGACCTGGGCGTCATCAACATGACGCTGGCACGCGATAACGGCCGCTGGGTGGTGCAGAAGGACAAGAGCCATAGCCAGGTCCGGCCGATCTGTCCGAAGAAGAACGAGTGCGTGCCCGTCGATCCCACCATCGCACCCATCGTGATGCCGGCCCACGAGGCCGCGGTGGCTTACGTCAACACGCCGATCGGCGCCACCGACCACGACCTGACCAGCTACTTCGCCGACGAAGGCAACATGAGCGCGCTGGCGGTGGTCAACGCCGCGCAGGCCGACTACGCCCGCGACGAGATCGCCCGCGCGCATCCGGAACTGAAGGACATACCGGTGATCTCGGCGGCCTCCGCCTTCCGCACCGGCTTCGGTGGCCCCGACGACTACACGGACGTGCCTAAGGGCCCGATGACGATCCGCAACGCGGCCGATCTCTACTTCTATCCGAACACGCTGGCGGCGGTGAAGATCGACGGCGCGGCGGTGAAGGCGTGGCTGGAAAAATCGGCCACGCGTTTCAACCGCATCGATCCGACGAAGGAAGATGAGCAGACGCTCACGGGCAAGCTGGTGCCGTACAACTTCGACCAGATGCAGGGTGGCATCACCTACACCATCGACATCACCCAGCCGGAAGGGCAACGCATCGGCGACCTGCGCTACAAAGGCAAGCCGATCCGCGCCGACCAGTCCTTCATCGTCGTGACCAACAGCTATCGCGCCAACGGTGGCGGCGAGTTCCCGGGCATGAACGGCGAGTCCGTGGTGCTGAACGCGCCCGACGGCAACCGCGAGGTGGTGATCCGCTGGATCCAGGCGAAGAAGACGATCACCGGCAAGGACGTCGACCCGCGCTCGTGGCACTTCGTGCGCGTCAAGACGAAGGGTCCGGTGACCTTCACCGCCGCGTCCGGCAAGCAGGACATCGCGGCGGCACAGGGCCTGGCGATCACGCAGGTGCACGACAACGGCGACGGCACGGCCGTGTACGCGCTGGACCTGTCGAAGCGCTGA
- a CDS encoding alkaline phosphatase family protein, whose product MHPLARLVALPLAVLTMQAHAAHRVIVFVWDGMRPDAISADDTPHLAALAKQGTFFADNHATYPTFTMVNASSFATGSFPGTIGFFGNRFWAPGANGADAKGAPVDFSVPIFTEDYAILRDLDDHWHHDLLQAPTLLERARKAGLKTAVVGKSGPAFLQDIHEGGLILDENVALPLAFAQKLQRAGFALPANTVHAYDPDHFHLEPDNGTPTAQLPLVTLKDGVTSDASDGAGAPPTPSNAFLMKAFLEYVLPVEKPDVSFVWLRNPDATQHAYGVGSPNFHLALRAQDELLGQLQDRLQALGMAADTDLVIVSDHAHSNVAGPADLFPLRQIADGRVGRIDPEWGFSSAGAIRLADEMTRAGLPAFDGMGCIYAPVMAGVKADGTPLRPTRFDDDGRVCGKPGPYTTPSYKLPADGAGKAFVLAPNGGSEYLYLPSHDRNRIVDAVRFLQSHEMFGAIFVDARYGKIPGTLPLATVHLENTRSPDIVVSYDFDTEATVQGFKGTEYTSMSNERGMHGSFSPIDVHNLLLASGPDFHKGLRSELPSGNVDLAPTLAAVLGVKLGSPDGRVLREALEGHEAGRLSVRPVDVTTDTAHGLDVRRVDGSAMQRSAYRFVLKTKQLDDNGKVYTYFDQAKAERLP is encoded by the coding sequence ATGCATCCTCTCGCCCGACTCGTCGCCCTTCCCCTGGCCGTACTGACCATGCAGGCCCACGCGGCGCATCGCGTCATCGTGTTCGTCTGGGACGGCATGCGGCCGGATGCCATCAGCGCGGACGACACGCCGCACCTCGCGGCACTGGCGAAGCAGGGCACGTTCTTCGCGGACAACCACGCCACGTACCCGACCTTCACCATGGTCAACGCGTCCAGCTTCGCCACCGGCTCCTTCCCCGGGACCATCGGCTTCTTCGGCAACCGCTTCTGGGCGCCCGGCGCGAACGGTGCCGATGCCAAGGGCGCGCCGGTGGACTTCAGCGTGCCGATCTTCACCGAGGACTACGCGATCCTGCGCGACCTGGACGACCACTGGCACCACGACCTCCTGCAGGCACCGACCCTGCTGGAACGGGCGCGCAAGGCCGGGCTGAAAACGGCCGTGGTCGGCAAGTCGGGCCCGGCCTTCCTCCAGGACATCCACGAGGGCGGCCTGATCCTCGACGAGAACGTGGCACTGCCGCTCGCCTTCGCGCAGAAGCTGCAGCGCGCCGGGTTCGCGTTGCCCGCCAACACGGTGCATGCGTACGATCCCGACCACTTCCACCTGGAGCCGGACAACGGCACGCCCACCGCGCAGTTGCCGCTGGTCACGCTGAAGGACGGCGTCACCTCGGATGCCTCCGACGGGGCCGGCGCGCCGCCGACGCCCTCCAACGCGTTCCTGATGAAGGCCTTCCTGGAGTACGTGCTGCCGGTCGAAAAACCCGATGTGAGCTTCGTCTGGCTGCGCAACCCGGACGCGACGCAGCATGCCTACGGCGTGGGCTCGCCGAACTTCCACCTGGCGCTGCGTGCGCAGGACGAACTGCTGGGGCAGTTGCAGGATCGGCTGCAAGCGCTCGGCATGGCCGCCGACACCGACCTGGTGATCGTCTCCGATCACGCCCACAGCAACGTCGCCGGCCCGGCGGATCTTTTCCCGCTGCGGCAGATCGCCGACGGACGGGTCGGACGCATCGATCCGGAATGGGGTTTCTCCAGCGCGGGCGCGATTCGCCTGGCTGACGAAATGACGCGTGCCGGGCTGCCCGCCTTCGACGGCATGGGCTGCATCTACGCACCGGTGATGGCCGGCGTGAAGGCCGACGGCACGCCGCTGCGCCCCACCCGCTTCGACGACGACGGTCGCGTCTGCGGCAAGCCTGGCCCATACACCACGCCGTCGTACAAGCTGCCCGCCGACGGCGCGGGGAAGGCGTTCGTCCTCGCACCCAACGGCGGCAGCGAATACCTCTACCTGCCCTCGCACGATCGCAACCGCATCGTGGACGCCGTGCGCTTCCTGCAGAGCCACGAGATGTTCGGTGCGATCTTCGTCGACGCGCGTTACGGGAAGATTCCCGGCACGCTGCCGCTGGCCACCGTACACCTGGAAAACACCCGCTCGCCCGACATCGTGGTCAGCTACGACTTCGATACGGAAGCGACGGTGCAGGGATTCAAGGGCACCGAGTACACCAGCATGTCCAACGAGCGCGGCATGCACGGCAGCTTCAGCCCCATCGACGTGCACAACCTGCTGCTGGCCAGCGGGCCGGATTTCCACAAGGGCCTGCGCAGCGAACTGCCCAGCGGCAATGTCGACCTCGCACCCACGCTGGCCGCCGTGCTGGGCGTGAAGCTGGGCAGTCCGGACGGGCGCGTCCTGCGCGAGGCGCTCGAAGGGCATGAGGCCGGCCGGTTGAGTGTGCGCCCGGTGGATGTCACCACCGACACCGCGCATGGCCTGGACGTACGCCGCGTGGACGGTAGCGCGATGCAGCGCTCGGCCTATCGCTTCGTGCTGAAGACCAAGCAGCTGGACGATAACGGCAAGGTCTACACGTATTTCGACCAGGCCAAGGCCGAGCGCCTGCCCTGA
- the leuC gene encoding 3-isopropylmalate dehydratase large subunit yields MSARTLFDKLWDSHQVKAETASTPGVLYIDLHLVHEVTSPQAFDELRSRGLKVRRPDRTLATLDHSTPTLPADADGKRPYYTKEAEAQVVKLESNVREFGIDLMGWDSPQRGIVHVAGPEVGATQPGMTIVCGDSHTATHGAFGALAFGIGTTEVGHVLATQCLLQRKPKSFAIRVDGALQRGVTAKDLILHVIGTIGIGGGTGYVLEYTGEAIRALSMEERMTVCNMSIEAGARAGLIAPDETTFAWLKGRERVPKGDAWGRAVAAWRDLPTDEGATYDREVRIDASAIQPSVTYGTHPGMVVPIHGNVPAAADAMEQRALDYMQVTAGKPMWGEKVDVVFVGSCTNGRLSDLRAAAGLLRGRKVAEGVRMLVVPGSEQVRRDAEREGLDEVFRAAGAEWRESGCSMCIAMNGDLAQPGQLVVATSNRNFEGRQGKGARTVLASPLVAAASAIAGHVADPRDYMTQEVAA; encoded by the coding sequence ATGAGCGCCCGCACCCTGTTCGACAAGCTGTGGGACAGCCATCAGGTAAAGGCCGAGACGGCCAGCACGCCCGGCGTGCTCTACATCGACCTGCACCTGGTGCACGAGGTGACCTCGCCACAGGCCTTCGACGAACTGCGCTCCCGCGGCCTGAAGGTACGTCGCCCGGATCGCACGCTGGCCACGCTGGATCATTCCACGCCGACGCTGCCGGCCGATGCCGATGGCAAACGTCCTTACTACACCAAGGAAGCCGAAGCGCAGGTCGTCAAGCTGGAGTCCAACGTACGCGAGTTCGGTATCGACCTGATGGGTTGGGACAGTCCCCAGCGCGGTATCGTCCACGTGGCTGGGCCGGAGGTGGGAGCGACCCAGCCGGGCATGACCATCGTCTGCGGCGACAGCCACACCGCCACGCACGGTGCCTTCGGCGCGCTGGCCTTCGGCATCGGTACCACCGAGGTGGGCCATGTGCTGGCCACCCAGTGCCTGCTGCAGCGCAAGCCGAAGTCGTTCGCTATCCGTGTGGACGGCGCCCTGCAGCGCGGCGTCACCGCGAAGGACCTGATCCTGCACGTGATCGGCACGATCGGCATCGGCGGCGGCACCGGCTACGTGCTGGAGTACACCGGCGAGGCGATCCGCGCCCTGTCGATGGAAGAGCGCATGACGGTGTGCAACATGTCGATCGAGGCAGGCGCCCGCGCCGGCCTGATCGCCCCTGACGAGACCACGTTCGCCTGGCTGAAGGGCCGCGAGCGCGTGCCGAAGGGCGACGCCTGGGGCCGCGCCGTCGCCGCATGGCGCGACCTTCCCACCGACGAAGGCGCCACCTACGATCGCGAAGTGCGTATCGACGCCTCGGCGATCCAGCCGTCGGTCACTTACGGTACGCACCCGGGCATGGTGGTGCCGATCCACGGCAATGTTCCCGCCGCCGCGGATGCGATGGAACAGCGCGCGCTCGACTACATGCAGGTCACCGCCGGCAAGCCGATGTGGGGCGAGAAGGTCGACGTGGTGTTCGTGGGCAGCTGCACCAACGGTCGCCTGTCCGACCTGCGCGCGGCAGCGGGACTGCTGCGCGGTCGCAAGGTCGCGGAAGGCGTGCGCATGCTGGTGGTGCCCGGTTCCGAGCAGGTACGTCGGGATGCCGAGCGCGAGGGCCTGGACGAGGTGTTCCGTGCCGCCGGCGCCGAGTGGCGCGAATCCGGCTGCTCGATGTGCATCGCCATGAACGGCGACCTCGCCCAGCCGGGCCAGCTCGTCGTCGCCACCAGCAACCGTAACTTCGAGGGACGCCAGGGCAAGGGCGCCCGCACTGTCCTCGCCAGCCCCCTGGTCGCGGCCGCCTCCGCCATCGCCGGCCATGTGGCCGATCCCCGCGATTACATGACCCAGGAAGTTGCCGCATGA
- the thrC gene encoding threonine synthase: protein MRYVSTRGDAAPVRLSDAIAAGIAPDGGLYVPDAMPSVSPPPRGGTLADTASWMLRPFFAGDPLEAALPAICADAFASPAPRRALPIDGAHVLELFHGPTAAFKDFGARFLAACLSRRRREGDRPLTILVATSGDTGAAVGAAFHNLPGVRVVILYPDNRVSPRQAHQLGSFGGNVRALRVEGSFDDCQRLVKAALGDPALQADVPMSSANSISLGRLLPQMAYFGHAAIHADEPMNTIVPTGNLGNAVAALWARQIGLPLGEVVFACNANDTLPAFFGGQPYRPRDAVPTIANAMDVGAPSNFERLVHLFGGEDAARVHGHAEGVDDAQIRDVIRRHAANDGEVFCPHTATAMRVFERLRLAGDRRAWTLAATAHPAKFESVVEPLIGRLVAVPEALNAMLAREAHAEPLAADGRLFADWLRQWAHG, encoded by the coding sequence ATGCGCTACGTCAGCACGCGCGGCGATGCCGCGCCCGTTCGCCTGAGCGATGCGATCGCCGCAGGCATCGCACCCGACGGCGGCCTGTATGTCCCGGACGCCATGCCCTCGGTATCGCCGCCACCGCGCGGTGGCACGCTGGCCGATACCGCGTCGTGGATGCTGCGGCCCTTTTTCGCGGGCGATCCGCTGGAAGCGGCGCTACCGGCCATTTGCGCCGATGCGTTCGCGTCTCCGGCGCCACGCCGGGCGTTGCCGATCGACGGCGCGCACGTGCTGGAGCTGTTCCACGGGCCGACGGCCGCCTTCAAGGATTTCGGCGCGCGGTTCCTCGCCGCCTGCCTCAGCCGACGGCGTCGCGAAGGCGACCGCCCGCTGACCATCCTGGTCGCCACCTCGGGCGATACCGGCGCAGCCGTGGGCGCGGCATTCCACAACCTGCCGGGCGTGCGCGTCGTCATCCTCTATCCGGACAACCGTGTCTCGCCGCGCCAGGCCCACCAGCTGGGCAGCTTCGGCGGCAACGTGCGCGCGCTGCGCGTCGAGGGCAGTTTCGACGATTGCCAGCGACTGGTGAAAGCCGCGCTGGGCGATCCCGCCCTGCAGGCGGACGTGCCGATGTCTTCCGCCAACAGCATCAGCCTGGGCCGCCTGCTGCCGCAGATGGCGTACTTCGGCCATGCGGCCATCCATGCGGACGAACCGATGAATACCATCGTGCCCACCGGCAACCTCGGCAACGCCGTGGCCGCGTTGTGGGCTCGGCAGATCGGGCTGCCCCTGGGCGAGGTGGTGTTCGCCTGCAACGCCAACGACACCCTGCCGGCCTTCTTCGGCGGCCAGCCGTATCGCCCTCGCGATGCGGTACCCACCATCGCCAATGCCATGGACGTGGGCGCGCCGAGCAACTTCGAGCGCCTGGTCCACCTGTTCGGTGGCGAAGACGCGGCGCGGGTCCACGGCCATGCCGAGGGCGTCGACGATGCCCAGATCCGCGACGTGATCCGCCGGCATGCCGCCAACGACGGCGAGGTGTTCTGCCCGCACACGGCCACCGCCATGCGCGTGTTCGAGCGTCTGCGCCTGGCAGGCGATCGTCGCGCGTGGACCCTGGCCGCCACGGCCCACCCCGCCAAATTCGAGAGCGTGGTCGAACCCCTGATCGGTCGCCTCGTCGCCGTGCCCGAAGCACTGAACGCCATGCTGGCGCGGGAAGCCCACGCCGAACCGCTGGCCGCCGACGGCCGCCTGTTCGCCGACTGGCTGCGCCAATGGGCGCACGGGTAA
- a CDS encoding branched-chain amino acid transaminase: MEAPKHLWHNGRIASWQDATVHVGAHALHYGSSVFEGIRVYATPEGPRYFRLEEHTERLFHSARVYDLIIPYDAATINQACREVITANGLESAYVRPIVFRSGFTFSLAPSLDTKVDVSIIALPWGAYHGTDALEKGVDVCVSSWNRAAPNTYPSGAKAGGNYLNSQLIAREAINGGFAEGIALGTDGLLSEGAGENLFIVRKGTIYTPPAASSILCGITRDSVLTLARERGFDVVEQPLPREMLYFADEVFMTGTAAEITAVRSVDRKPVGSGHPGPVTRQLQADFFGLFDGRTDDRWGWLSAVTETEHGRVAA, encoded by the coding sequence ATGGAAGCCCCGAAACATCTCTGGCACAACGGCCGTATCGCATCCTGGCAGGACGCCACGGTGCACGTCGGTGCCCACGCACTGCATTACGGCTCCTCCGTGTTCGAAGGTATCCGTGTGTATGCCACGCCAGAGGGTCCACGCTACTTCCGTCTGGAAGAACATACCGAGCGCCTGTTCCACTCGGCACGCGTGTACGACCTGATCATTCCTTACGATGCCGCCACCATCAATCAGGCCTGTCGCGAGGTGATTACCGCCAACGGGCTGGAATCGGCGTATGTGCGCCCCATCGTGTTCCGCAGCGGCTTCACCTTCAGCCTGGCGCCGTCGCTGGATACCAAGGTGGACGTCTCGATCATCGCGCTGCCCTGGGGCGCCTACCATGGCACCGACGCCCTGGAAAAAGGGGTGGACGTCTGCGTTTCCTCGTGGAACCGCGCTGCGCCGAACACCTACCCCAGCGGCGCCAAGGCCGGTGGCAATTACCTCAACAGCCAGCTGATCGCGCGCGAGGCCATCAACGGCGGCTTCGCCGAAGGCATCGCCCTGGGCACGGACGGCTTGCTGAGCGAAGGCGCCGGGGAAAACCTGTTCATCGTGCGCAAGGGCACGATCTATACTCCACCGGCGGCGTCCTCCATCCTGTGCGGGATCACGCGCGATTCCGTCCTGACGCTGGCCCGCGAGCGCGGATTCGACGTGGTCGAGCAGCCGCTGCCACGCGAGATGCTGTACTTCGCCGACGAAGTGTTCATGACCGGCACCGCCGCGGAAATTACCGCCGTGCGCTCCGTCGATCGCAAACCGGTCGGCAGCGGCCATCCCGGTCCGGTCACCCGCCAGTTGCAGGCCGATTTCTTCGGCCTGTTCGACGGCCGCACCGACGATCGCTGGGGCTGGTTGTCAGCCGTGACCGAAACAGAACACGGGAGGGTCGCCGCATGA